The Amphiprion ocellaris isolate individual 3 ecotype Okinawa chromosome 6, ASM2253959v1, whole genome shotgun sequence genome contains a region encoding:
- the dynll1 gene encoding dynein light chain 1, cytoplasmic, producing the protein MSDRKAVIKNADMSEDMQQDAVECATQALEKYNIEKDIAAYIKKEFDKKYNPTWHCIVGRNFGSYVTHETKHFIYFYLGQVAILLFKSG; encoded by the exons ATGTCTGACAGAAAAGCAGTGATCAAAAATGCCGACATGTCGGAGGACATGCAGCAGGACGCCGTGGAGTGTGCCACACAGGCCCTGGAGAAGTACAACATCGAGAAAGACATCGCTGCATACATCAAAAAG GAGTTTGACAAGAAATATAACCCGACCTGGCACTGCATCGTTGGGAGGAACTTTGGCAGCTATGTGACTCATGAGACCAAGCATTTCATTTACTTCTACTTGGGTCAGGTGGCCATTCTGCTGTTCAAGTCCGGCTGA